One window from the genome of Rhodopirellula halodulae encodes:
- a CDS encoding ATP-binding protein, whose protein sequence is MISAAHPTTCTLVVSKGQSRNPAKRGLESAIAQAAGQIDGVEVLVVPHLYDLPKGGESLERLREIDGDLIVCSWIFSRAAHWVLDRNGIGGTPGEVELGIDDSDDESETPSAADSEPPETEVVDRVTDLYPRPDRQVYCLDLKSSESVEDYVAEINRILGRGETAPADTSLPIVGGKIVEVEEPTKRRWYPVIDFSRCTNCMECIDFCLFGVYGVDGVENILVEQPDNCRKGCPACSRVCPENAIIFPQHKAPAIAGAQTDGDEGFKIDLSQLFGAPTDKGDPIATAARERDEQLLLTGREAVGIDDQLKKRQAALSEKPKDNLDRLIDSLDELDL, encoded by the coding sequence ATGATCTCCGCTGCCCACCCCACCACCTGCACGCTGGTTGTCTCCAAAGGACAATCTCGCAACCCCGCGAAACGAGGCCTGGAATCGGCGATCGCCCAGGCGGCGGGACAAATCGATGGGGTGGAGGTCTTGGTCGTGCCACACCTTTACGATCTGCCCAAAGGTGGCGAATCGCTGGAACGACTCCGCGAAATCGACGGCGATCTAATCGTCTGCAGTTGGATTTTTTCGCGAGCCGCCCATTGGGTTCTCGATCGCAACGGCATCGGCGGAACGCCCGGCGAAGTGGAACTGGGAATTGATGATTCCGACGACGAGTCCGAAACGCCCTCGGCCGCAGATTCGGAGCCACCTGAAACCGAAGTGGTCGATCGGGTCACGGATCTCTACCCGCGACCAGATCGCCAAGTTTACTGCCTGGATCTGAAGTCCTCCGAATCGGTCGAGGACTACGTAGCGGAAATCAATCGCATCTTAGGCCGTGGTGAAACAGCTCCGGCGGACACGTCGCTGCCCATTGTTGGTGGGAAGATTGTCGAAGTCGAAGAACCCACCAAGCGTCGATGGTACCCGGTTATCGATTTCAGCCGTTGCACCAACTGCATGGAGTGCATCGACTTCTGCCTGTTCGGCGTCTACGGCGTGGATGGCGTCGAGAACATCTTGGTCGAGCAACCGGACAATTGTCGAAAAGGTTGCCCCGCCTGCAGTCGCGTCTGTCCCGAGAACGCGATCATCTTCCCGCAGCACAAAGCCCCTGCGATTGCGGGCGCTCAAACGGATGGTGACGAAGGATTCAAAATCGATTTGTCTCAACTGTTCGGTGCACCGACCGACAAAGGCGATCCCATTGCGACCGCGGCTCGCGAAAGAGATGAACAGCTTTTGCTCACGGGCCGAGAAGCGGTTGGCATCGACGACCAACTGAAAAAACGCCAAGCCGCTTTGAGCGAGAAGCCCAAAGACAACTTGGATCGCCTGATCGATTCACTCGATGAGCTAGATCTCTAG